The stretch of DNA CCACCCTTACTGTAGTAGAGGTGAAAGAAAAGGCCGGGTTAGAGTAGACACTTTATCCTCAGTATGTCCACAATGATGTGGTCATTTTGCTGTAGAGCAGAAGGGCCGCTCCAGGGGAGTAACTTGTtgcttttgtttctcttttgacTTTTGTGCTGCAATAAATACCGAGATAATGATGTGGTATAGTTTCAAGAGATAGCCAAGCTCTTTCTGTAGCATCGTTGTGTCCCCGCTGTCGTCCCATCTACACTCACTCAACAAGCAGCAACAACTCTGAAAACACAACGGGCCTCTTTTCTTCTAAAAGACCCCATTGTTAAACTTCTCAGCCATGATGCACATCACACTGATATTACATTACATCTTTATGTTCATTTAACACAAGATAAGAGATAACacaatcctttattagtcccaagGGGGAAATTTGCAAGCAGCACATCATCTATGTTAAAGGCAATTATTGACACcattatatactgtacgtaCCTATATCCAGTCTACCTGTATGTCTCTTTTTCCTGCCCAGTTGTGGTAGATTTAAAAGTATAACCctggggaccgccggtacaataaccttatattttgatgttctaaaaatgttaataaaatgtacccgaattcacgaatatgtaggatattactacagacattcatgtaatattacgtcacaacgtctgctgtattagccgtgtgtttactacgtgtttatttgcatacagAGCGGGGAAATGAGATCAGATCACACGTGGGGATGGGTAGGGAGGGTACTGTAgcctacacagtactgtactgtattttttGTCAATATTGTCATGTAaagtggttgtttgcataaaaacacacaattcaaatgattatttaaatatttgctttgatcaaaaaaaagaaaaatcttggcaagctacttagagctagtgttaggaagttaaacaagtcataattccctctctaatatgtATTTTCtattgttgtgaaaacatctcctacaaACAACTGTGATCACGATGAGGTTTAATTTACCTTCGCtcaatagtcatttttactgagttggatgcaccataatgtaactcaatttCTCCACGCCATAGTCCTGTACAATTTAGAGCCGTAACAAAGTCTTGCATCACTTTTAAGTTTTAAGGCATAGTCGCTAAATATATTCTATTTAAATTTTTCATCAGAGTGTGTATACAGAGTAAATGAGGTGAATATAGACTAAAGAGACTGAATACTAGGCCTACTGCACATGGTAAACTCAATCTTAGCAACAGGAAAATACACTGTACTTTTGATCAAATCGCAGGAGAAGAGAAATCagaatatatgaaaaaaaattttCCATAGAACATACTCAAGCATAAACAAGTATGCAGCTTGAATCAGCGTTAAAGAATAACTTGCCATCTTTTTCAGTGCTGCACTTGTTTCTGAGGAGGTCTAACATGCCTGCTCTGATCTCCAGGGTGAAGGACTGGTGGAAGTGATCTTTCATTGTGAAGAAACTCAGCAGCTGTTCTCCAGTCTGGCTGCTTGGATCGAAGCACTCAGAGATGTCGGCGGTAATGGGAATGGCGTGCTCCTCGTATTTCAGTCCCAGGCTCTTCAGGCAGGCGGTAACATCTACCGATGTGCAGTACTCTGTGATGCGACCAACGCACAGCTCCTCCTTGTAAGTCTTATAAAGGGTGTTCCAGCCAGAGTTAGCTGGATAGtagattaaaaaatacattcattcCAGAAAAAAGATATTGGCAATAATAATTACAATCAAGAGGGCTGGTAGCCTCACCACAGCATTACTACTGACCTGTTGAAACAATGATCATAAGCCTGCCATTGTTCTTCAGAAGGCTGTGGTAGAACTTGATAGTATCGGCGAGGTTATCCACATAGCCGATCATCTGTTAAGGAGAGAGTTGTGGAGAACCTTTAATCTGACCTTTTGGGTTGAAGCTTGCTCCAGTTTGAAGTGTTTTTGAATTACTGTAGTTATGTAAAGGACACTTATGCCAGATTATCAACCCTGTTTCCTACAAAATGATGGTCCCATAAAACTACACTGCATTCTCAATCAGGTTTCGTGGGAAATTTTTTCAAACGGGGAGTGTCCGGGGCATGTGGGGTCTCTGATAAGGCTGCCAGCCTTCATCCTCAGTCGACTGGCATAGATAATCACCAGGTTTGGGAGCTTCGTCCCAAACCGCCTTCACCACCCGATGCAGGTCTTTATGCTCGGCGGCTGTAAAGCCGGCGTACCACACAGTGGCGCAGTTAGTCAGGATGCTCTCGATGTGGTGGTCCTGAAAAAATGTAGCAGCAGTTTCTGTGGGAGCTGGGCCTCTTTCAGCTTCCTGAGGATGATTGTTCGGCCTTTTAAACCAGGTGTGAGGTGTTAAAGGTCCATGTCAGCTGTTTAGACATATTGACTCCAAGGAACTTTAGGCTCTCCACGCTTTCCACTGCCTCTCCATGTATGTGGAGGGGGAGGTGGACTTTGTCCTTTGTTCTCCTGGAGTCAATAACCATCTCCTTTGTCTTAaactggggacacaccaagccgacatcaaagaactagcggcaacTTTGTCTTgaccaaaaagttgcactcgaacacaccgcaaagacgacagccgacggccagctaccacgtacgttctgcgcctgcgtgagatgaaataactctccaccagcaggtcgcgattagctgtattcatcattcaaaaacgGAAACCGTTGACCGAGGATGGCGGATATAAAAgttgttgttatgatacatacatgaaaaaaagcagcgtttgctgaccatttccacaccactctcactcaccactcagcttcattccagatgttcatgtcgtgaaaatatccatgtgttggaatgatcagatgagatgaagatgagaaacgagaagagccttctgtgttttgtctcttgACTCTACTCTCGTTTTCTTGCTCTCTtcacttccatttctcttcttgtgcactgattaaTTTTTCATGTTGTTGTGTCTCTAGAGTAGGCCTGTTTGTCACCTGACCTGAAAGATACATCCCGCTCCTTGAGTAATGTCCTCACATTGCTGTTTATCAACGGCTTTTGGTTAGGAAACACCTTTATTGTCctttcacacacattttctgtgcAAAAGTTTATGTATCTTAGGACTGATTCAGCATATTCCTCAAGATCTGCTCCTTCTTCAGACAAATCCCAGTCTGTGTCAACAAGGCAGTCTTGCAGCATTGAGGTGGCTTCCTCAGACCACACTTGTACTGTCCTGATAGCTGGTTTTGTTCTGCAGATGCGTGGTCTGTAAGCTGGGGTCAGAGTTGGTCTGATTGTCCTAGATGTGGAAATGGGGTTGCTTTAAATGCTCCTGGGATGTTTGTGTAGACTTCGTCCAGGATGTTGTTCTCTCTTGTTGGGAAGTTcacatttttatgaaatttggGCATGACCACTTTGAGATGAGCGTGGTTGAAGTCCCGTGCTACAATGATCACACTGTCTGGGCGTGCCGTGAGCTGTTTGTTAATGCCGTCATGTAGCTTTTCCGATGCTTACTTAGCCCTAGCTGGTGGAGGAATGTATACTGACATAATTGTTATTGACATAACTACCCTCGGTAGAAAGGACGGTCTGCACATTACCGTTAGGAGCTCCAAATCTGGGCCGCAATGTTTATCCACCA from Sebastes fasciatus isolate fSebFas1 chromosome 21, fSebFas1.pri, whole genome shotgun sequence encodes:
- the LOC141759596 gene encoding histamine N-methyltransferase-like; this encodes MIGYVDNLADTIKFYHSLLKNNGRLMIIVSTANSGWNTLYKTYKEELCVGRITEYCTSVDVTACLKSLGLKYEEHAIPITADISECFDPSSQTGEQLLSFFTMKDHFHQSFTLEIRAGMLDLLRNKCSTEKDGKLFFNADSSCILVYA